In a genomic window of Deltaproteobacteria bacterium:
- a CDS encoding OmpA family protein → MARMRLLFVCPVLVGLLFGCVPKSKYLELEGDVLAQRNQLQREKYKVARLEKSQAQCSEELSALQAKYANLQDRTDELSQELERVKYELAEKESTIEQQARVIKKAFQNRKALEATMKAQIEAKEVKIEELEGKLKVTFVDKILFNTGSVAINQRGKEALLAVSKFLNKEKDQDIVIQGHTDNVPIGPGLRDRYATNWELSAARATAVARFLQDEGGVGPERLAACGYSYYRPVASNDTAEGRHQNRRIEIILTPTRQLQQ, encoded by the coding sequence ATGGCAAGGATGCGGCTCCTGTTTGTGTGCCCTGTGCTTGTTGGACTGCTCTTTGGCTGTGTTCCTAAATCGAAGTATCTGGAACTTGAAGGAGATGTGCTTGCTCAGCGCAACCAGTTGCAGAGAGAAAAATACAAAGTGGCTAGACTGGAGAAGAGTCAGGCCCAGTGTTCGGAAGAGCTCTCTGCCCTGCAGGCGAAATATGCAAACCTTCAGGACAGGACTGATGAGCTGTCGCAAGAGCTCGAGAGAGTAAAATACGAGCTTGCCGAGAAGGAGTCCACGATAGAGCAGCAGGCGCGGGTCATCAAAAAGGCTTTTCAGAATAGGAAGGCTCTCGAGGCCACCATGAAAGCACAAATTGAGGCCAAAGAGGTAAAGATCGAGGAACTGGAAGGCAAACTCAAGGTCACCTTTGTGGACAAGATACTTTTCAATACAGGCAGCGTGGCCATCAACCAGAGGGGCAAAGAGGCGCTGCTCGCTGTGAGCAAGTTTTTGAACAAGGAAAAAGACCAGGACATCGTCATCCAGGGCCACACGGACAATGTGCCCATTGGGCCTGGCCTGCGGGACAGGTATGCTACCAACTGGGAGCTTTCGGCAGCAAGGGCCACAGCTGTGGCGCGCTTTCTCCAGGATGAGGGCGGTGTTGGCCCTGAGCGGCTGGCGGCCTGCGGCTACAGCTACTACCGGCCGGTGGCTTCCAACGACACTGCAGAAGGCCGCCACCAGAATCGGCGCATCGAGATCATTCTGACGCCAACCCGGCAGCTTCAGCAATGA
- a CDS encoding leucine-rich repeat domain-containing protein has product MNKYLYLCVALALVVACVVVAAPRVWAGIPAIQREALIALFESTNGDSWTDNKGWKDTPLAADGFALPGTEGRWYGIYVDAGNTTVIAIDLSHNNLDGKVPALLGNLKKLEHLVLYNNQLGGNIPVELGSLSHLQELDLYNNALTGNIPAELGNLTDLRWLSLGFNQLEGGIPTELGHLSNLQRLNLRNNQLEGGIPAELGSLSNLQRLDLGNNQLNGSIPAALGHLSNLQRLDLGSNQLEGCIPAALGKLDNLQRLYLSSNKLRGPIPPELGKLLVLQRLILDSNELMGRIPESLANLSSLEDDFGLDLRWNHLFTRDDALRGFLTSKQLDSDWESYQTPPFTIITPMLMLLE; this is encoded by the coding sequence GTGAACAAGTATCTCTATCTTTGTGTTGCGCTGGCGCTGGTGGTTGCCTGCGTTGTTGTAGCAGCCCCCCGGGTGTGGGCTGGCATTCCTGCTATACAGCGGGAAGCACTCATTGCTCTTTTTGAAAGCACTAATGGTGACAGTTGGACTGATAACAAGGGCTGGAAGGATACCCCCTTGGCAGCAGACGGTTTTGCCTTGCCGGGCACGGAAGGCAGATGGTATGGAATATACGTTGACGCAGGCAATACCACGGTGATAGCTATAGATTTGTCCCACAATAACTTGGATGGTAAGGTGCCTGCTCTGCTAGGCAATCTCAAGAAGCTAGAACACCTTGTGCTGTACAACAACCAATTGGGCGGAAACATCCCTGTCGAACTTGGGAGCCTCAGTCATCTTCAGGAACTCGATCTATACAACAATGCATTAACCGGGAACATTCCAGCAGAATTGGGCAATCTCACCGATCTTCGGTGGCTCAGTCTAGGTTTTAATCAATTAGAGGGGGGTATCCCAACAGAATTGGGCCATCTCAGCAATCTTCAGCGTCTAAATCTGCGAAATAATCAACTAGAAGGGGGCATCCCAGCAGAATTGGGAAGTCTCAGCAATCTCCAGCGTCTAGATCTCGGCAATAACCAGTTAAATGGGAGCATTCCGGCCGCGCTGGGCCATCTCAGCAATCTTCAGAGGCTTGATCTAGGCAGTAATCAGCTAGAGGGATGCATTCCGGCCGCCCTAGGCAAACTCGACAACCTTCAAAGGCTTTATCTGTCCAGTAACAAGCTAAGGGGACCTATTCCCCCTGAACTGGGAAAGCTTCTAGTACTACAGAGGCTCATACTAGACTCGAACGAGCTTATGGGCCGCATACCGGAGAGCCTGGCCAATCTTTCCAGCTTGGAGGATGACTTTGGCCTTGATCTCCGCTGGAATCATCTTTTTACGAGGGATGATGCCCTGCGGGGCTTTCTTACCTCGAAGCAGCTGGATAGCGATTGGGAGAGTTATCAAACCCCGCCCTTTACCATAATAACCCCGATGTTGATGTTGCTAGAATAG
- a CDS encoding PilZ domain-containing protein: MTREIASKPPSDRIKFSPYDRRRAFDPDYFARGGKERRSGRWDRRSHRERRRLWKDRRVKQDPAYCGPERRSGKDRRQGSDRRKVIIEHVGQEKRRHPRAQIKLPLIIKGSRGYMSAETKDVSLAGAFICGGESMKLTEELMVTFINVPPLELGLTIKAQVVRANIHCLDDETLTYGAGIRFIEVSEESTETISTLVGRHLQEEAAAAPLVELPSADGKEMEDMETESRIVEIKIKPDKYPSVELYWKQQHDYENDVLVTDVTFPQETWTHLAEVCQKLTDEMHAFSSDKVKAALQFMTKRITAEIEAEQLREKHKDVYEMFADYVAEVNSRTDLDKVRRAQLIHEKACELKLA, encoded by the coding sequence ATGACCAGGGAAATTGCTTCGAAGCCCCCCTCGGACAGGATAAAATTCTCGCCGTACGATCGTCGTCGTGCTTTTGATCCTGACTATTTCGCCAGAGGAGGAAAAGAGCGTCGCAGCGGCCGCTGGGACAGAAGGTCTCACCGTGAAAGACGGCGCCTCTGGAAGGACAGGAGGGTGAAGCAGGATCCAGCCTACTGCGGACCGGAAAGGAGAAGCGGCAAGGATCGCAGACAGGGCAGCGATCGCAGAAAGGTGATTATTGAACATGTTGGGCAGGAAAAAAGACGGCACCCCCGGGCCCAGATCAAATTGCCTCTCATCATCAAGGGCTCTCGCGGCTACATGTCCGCAGAGACCAAAGACGTCAGCCTTGCAGGAGCATTTATTTGCGGGGGGGAGTCTATGAAGCTGACTGAGGAGCTCATGGTCACCTTCATAAACGTGCCTCCTCTCGAACTCGGCCTGACAATCAAGGCCCAGGTAGTGCGGGCGAACATTCACTGCCTTGATGACGAGACTCTCACCTACGGCGCCGGCATCCGGTTCATAGAGGTATCCGAGGAAAGCACGGAAACGATCTCAACTCTGGTCGGCCGCCATTTGCAGGAGGAGGCGGCTGCTGCACCCCTGGTTGAGTTGCCAAGTGCGGATGGAAAGGAGATGGAGGACATGGAGACAGAAAGCCGAATCGTAGAAATCAAGATAAAGCCAGACAAGTATCCGTCAGTGGAACTCTACTGGAAGCAGCAGCACGATTACGAAAACGATGTGCTGGTGACGGATGTGACCTTTCCGCAGGAGACCTGGACTCACCTTGCTGAGGTGTGCCAGAAGCTTACCGACGAGATGCATGCTTTCAGTTCGGACAAGGTGAAGGCAGCGCTGCAGTTTATGACAAAGAGAATAACCGCAGAAATCGAGGCGGAGCAGCTTCGGGAAAAACATAAAGATGTGTATGAGATGTTTGCTGATTACGTGGCGGAAGTAAACAGCAGGACAGATCTTGATAAAGTGCGCAGGGCGCAGCTCATCCACGAAAAGGCGTGCGAGTTGAAGTTGGCCTGA